AGCAGTAGCGCAGGATCGTCTCTTCGATGTCGTCGACGGCCGTCGACCGTCTGTCCGAGGCGCGTTGGGACTCGCTCTTGAGCACGTCGGTACCTTCAAGGTCGTTTGGATCAGAATCGAACATGGTCTTCTGGTCGCTATGGAGACCATCGTCGGGTGGTTAGGGCACCCGGCACCCACACAATCCGTGTGGGATTGTAACGCGGTCGGCCTCCGATCACATCGTTGCCCCGTTATGATATAAAACTCTAGGCCATCGTGTCGGTCGTGTCGATGGATTGGTTCGTATGCTCCGTGTGGGAGCGACGGCTATCGGTGATGATGGATACGTGAGCGATCAAGTTCACCGGTCGGGTGGTAGTCGTGATCGCGTGTTGATGGGACAGACGTTTGTCGTGGTGCTGGTTTGCCCATGGGAGCCGGTCGGTGTTGCGTGGTTGATTCCCGTGAGGCTACGCATCACCTGCCGACGAAGTGGCTTCGATGCCTCGTTCCGCTCTGGCACAGTGTAAAGATGCGTGTCATAAACGATATGGCGCTATACCGAGCGGTTTCAATGCCTTAATCGCTGCTGGTACAGTTGAAACATAGCGCGGGTTTGAATCCCGCTTGCGTCTTCGTCTATTCAAAGACGTTTTGGCAGTTACCACATATCCAGACCCCTTGGATTTCGTTGTTTCGTCGCTACCGCATTCCGGACACTTTTTACTCATATCCGATTGATACTTGCTTTGGGTCCATTAAAGGGGTGCGGTGAGTGGATTGTTTGCTGCAATCACTGAAGATCGTCATCGTTTTCGATCGGAACGAGTGTCGTCATGACATCCTCTAATTCCACGAAGATGAACATCTCGTTAGCGCCGCCTTCGACGATCTCGAATTCGTATTCGCCGCGGTGTTGGATTGGCGTCGGATCTTGAATAGTCCGGTCCAATGTCCCACATTGTTCTTCACTGATAGGAGCGAGAACAGTTGCCCGTTGATCCGACTGAAATAGAGAAACAACCGTTCGCTTTTCGTTTCTAATATTTCGACGGTCGTCATGAGTGCAACACTAATAATTGATGTATCAAAAATATTTCCTTGTGGCACGAGGGCCTATCACAGTCTGAGATGATTTCAATGCCTAGTCCGCCGCTGGTACAGTTGAAAGGAGACCAGTGATCTCCCCCTACTCGAAGAGGGAGAGTTTCAATGCCTTCGTCGCTGCTGGCTCAGTTGAAAGAGAGGATGAAAATCCGTGGAGCGATCCAATAAAGCTTTTTCCATCGGTCTCATTGACCATCCTCTTCGTGGACCCTCGCTGTACACGAACGTTATAACGGTCCACGAAGAGACCAGCAATCCGCATATCCACCGCTCACCACCGATCGGAACACCACTAGAAACTGGGACCGCTGAGATTCGAACTCAGGTCCAACGCACCCCATGCGCAGAGGATACCACTACCCCACGGTCCCGCGCCGTACATGGATAAATGACCCATCGGGGATTAAGCCCTTCGCTTTGCTCCCGTTGTGGGCCAGTTCCGTCACTCCATTCATACCGCTAAACGAGCACGCGCTCGGTGTCGACCACCGTTCCCGACTCCGCGTCGGGATCACCGACCAGCCGACCGAGACAGACAGCCGCTCCGTTGGGCGTGTAACACGCGAGGAGCGTGCCCTGTTCGGCGTCCTCGACCTCCTCGGCGTCGATCACGCCGGGAGCATACACCGGCGCGCCGTTTGCGACCTCGCGGGCGGCGTTGGGGGCGATCGTTACGCTCGGCAGATGCGTTAACGCCCGCTCACCGGGGGCGACGACTTCCCGTATCGGGTCCTCGTCACCGTCCTCGTAGAACGCCATGGCGTCGGTGAGATCGTGCATCGTCACCAGATCAGTGTCGTCGAACGGCACCGTCTCTACCCGGCGGAGATCGCCCATGTGTGCGCCCGTGCCGACGGCCAACCCGAGATCGTGACAGAGCTTCCTGATGTACGTCCCGCTCTCACACTCAACCCGGAGCAACGCGCGCCGATCCTCGTGTTCGAGCACGTCCAACCGGTGGATTGCTCTGGTTCGGAGCCGACGCTTGACGGCGCTCTTTCGCGGTGGTTTCTGAAGGATCGGGCCTTCAAACGCCGACAGCACGTCAAGATCCTCGGCGTGTCCGTGGAGTTCGAGCACGGCGATGTAGGCTTTGTCGCTCGCGTCAAACACCTGTGCCATCCGCGTCGCATCCCCAGTCAACACCGGCAGACAGCCCGTTACCTTCGGATCGAGCGTCCCCGCGTGAGCGGCTCGGTCGACACCCAGCCGATCGCGGAGCCACGCCACCACCTGATGGGCGGAGGGACCGGGCGGCTTGTCGAGGTTCACCACTCCGAACGAGAGGAGCTCGTCGACATCACGGTCCGTGGGCGCTGCGCGCATCGGTTCAAAAGTCGTATGTAACGCCCTCGATCGGGGCTTTGCCCTCGTCTCCGTCGGGACTGTACGATTCGATGAACGTCACGATGGTCTCGACGATCCCCGATGGTTCTAGCCGTGCGGTGTTGATCGAGAGATCGTAGATCGAACGATCGTCGATATCGATCCCGTAGATCTCCCGATACCGGAGAGCCTCGCTTTCCGCCCGGGCTTGGGTCTCGGAGCGAGCCTGTTCGACGCTCTTTCCCTCTCGGTCAGCTATCCGGGCCGCACGGATGGCAGAGGGTGCATCAAGCCACACCCGGAGATCGGCGTGTTCACCCGCCATCCAACCGGCGAGTCGAGATTCGATCACGAGAGCATCGCGGTCGCTAGCGAGTTCACGGAGTCGACGATCGAGATCCCGATCGATCTGGTCGTCCTCCTCGGCGAGTTGGTTGAATTCGAGCAGACTCATTCCCCGCTCGTCGGCGAGTGAGCGGAAAATATCCCCACCGCTTACGTGATCGTATTCGAGTGCGTCTGCGAGTGCGGTAGCAGTCGTGCTTTTACCGACACCAGCAGGGCCGGAAACCGTGATCAACATGCTCTATCTCCGGCAGTAGACCTAAAAGAGGTTGTCTTATTAGTTCGTGGACGGTGTCATCTGGAGATCGAGACCCTTCATGATGACCTGCGTGGAACCGAACGAACAGATCATATACCACATGATCCACGCCGGCATGATGAGCACGGTGTCGTTCCAGCTGACCTCTCCTGCGAACGGCATGATCACGTGGGCCGTACTCGGCAGCGGCCCAGCTCCGGTCATCCAGCGTAGCCAGAGGAACACGGGAATCGTGAGCAGCATGACCCACACCATCGGTCGGAACTGCTCTTTGAACATTCCCAACTGATCACCCATGGCTTCCATCTGTTCCTGTTGGAGACGCTGAAGCGCTTCGTCATCACCGCGCTCTCTAGCCTTCTTCTGGCGCTCCTGAAGATCACGCATCTGTTGTTGATACTTTCCCATCTTCTCGGTGTCGACCAGCTTCGACCGGAGCACCGTCGAGTACAGTCCGGTGAGTACCGCCAAGAGGAGGACTATGATATAAAACGGGAGGAACTGATAGAGCGGAGCGATCACGGTGTGGAGCGTGGACCCGATCGTGTTGAGGACGGGAGGAAACCAGTAGCCGACCATCAGTCCGAGCGCCCCGATACCGGCCAGCTTATCATACGTCGTCCAACTGGATTCCTCATCGTCATCGATTTGTCCGGTAGCGGATTTCGACTCCGATTCACCGTTAAGCGCGGCACGTACCGTTTCGGGGTTTTGGACGGCGAAGCCGTTCCCGTTGGCGCTTTGTAGCAACCCTTTTTCAATAATGCGCCCCCACTGACCGCTCGTTAACTCCCCATTGACATCAGACCATTCCACCGTTCCGCCATTCGCATCAGCCTGAGCGAGAACGGTGGAAAGTGCCTCGCCCATGCCGGAATCTTCCGCGAGGAGATCATTCACCTTCTGTTCTGCACGTGCCATTACCGGCCTTAGGATATCCCGCATTATCAACCCTGCTTTCTTCGGGTGAGAGTAGCGTACCCGTACGGACGAGACTTCGTGTCGATCGACACAGGGAAGCTGTCACTCGGTCGTGACCGTTTCGACCTGTCGGTGAAGGCTCTCCCAGACGTCCTCCGGTGACCCTTCGCCATCGATCTCGATCAGGTCGCCCCGATCCCGATAGAACTCCACGACCGGTTTCGTGTTCTCCTCGTACACGTCGAGACGTTCGTTCACGACGGCTTCGGTGTCGTCGTCACGTTGGGTCAACTCGGTTCCACAGGCGTCACACACCCCCTCCGTCTCTGGGGGGTTGAATTCGACGTGGTAGGTCTTATTACATTCCGGACAGACGCGCCGCCCCGTCAGCCGACGGAGCAGTTCCTCACGGTCGACGGCGAGAAACAACACGCAGTCGAGATCGGTGATGTCGTCGAGATACTCTGCCTGTGAGAGGTTTCGGGGATAGCCATCCAGCACGAACCCCTCGGTGTTCGACACCGCTTCGGCAACGATCTCGTTGACGACCGGATCGGGCACGAGCTCGCCCGCATCCATGAACTCCCGTGGAGTGCCGTATTCAGTCTCCATATCCTTGTTCGCGCGCAGCGCATCGCCCGTCGTAATATGTTCAATGTCGTAGGCGTCGACGAGGTTCTCGCTCTGTGTACCTTTGCCGGCTCCCGGCGGACCCAGCAACAGGATTCGAGGACGTTCGTCCATACATGCGATGCTGACGCGCGCGCCTAAAAGCTTGAAGAAACAGCTTTCAAACGTGTGGTACGTTAGTTCGGTATGGACGAGTCCGTCACACCGACGATCGCCACGTACGAGTCCGTTGCCGAGCAGTACTGTGAGCGCCATGCCGACCGAACCGTCGTCGAGCCGCTGCTGGATCGGTTTCTAGGAGGAGTTGACGGCGACCGCGTGCTCGATGTCGGCTGTGGTCCGGGCTGGGAGACCGAGACGTTCGCCCAGCGGGGCTACGATCCGATCGGTGTCGATCTCACACCGGCGTTTCTCCGGCTGGCGAGCGAGCAGACTGCGACCGGACGGTTTGTCCGGATGGACATGCGACAGCTGGGTGTCGTGGACGGATCGATCGATGGGCTGTGGGCGTGTGCGTCGTTTCTCCACGTTCCTCGCTCGGACGCGCCCGCGACACTCGCGGAGTTCCACCGAGCCCTCCGATCGGGACCGCTCGCGCTCACCGTCAAGCGAGGTGAGGGAACGGTCGCTGGTACCACGTACGATGACGACACCAGACGATTCACCCTTTACACGACGGACGAACTCACCGATCACGTGACACAGGCCGGATTCACGGTCGAGCACGTGGCTGTCGAGGACGGGTGGATCCACTGCATTGGGTGCGCGTGACTGCTTGGCCACTCCGGACGGAGGATGCCAGCTTTTCACCGTGGCCCACGTCGTTCACGTCATGTCCCAGGCACACACCAAACGCGACCGGCTCGCACTCATCACCGAGACGATCGCGGCCCATCGGAAACACGACCGTGATCGCGTCGTGTTCGAAACCGACACCGCACGATTGGAGTACGCCGATCGCACGATCGCCATCGATGTCAGTGATGGGGCACGGGAGCGTCTCGACGCCGTGTTGGCGTCGTTTCCGGTGTTCAAGATCGAACAGCCAGCCACCCGGACGGCACCGACAGGAACCGTTCACATCGCTGCAATCGCGGATCCCAAACACACTGCCGATTTTATCGAACGGATCTTTCGAGACGTGTACCAGCACGGACCGGGGTACGAACTACGAGTGTAGAGCGACACCTTTTCCTCCGATTTTGTCGTAGTGTTTCCATGTATCTCATCGTCGTTGGTGCAGGGGACATCGGAACTCAGCTCATCGATATCGCTACCAGCTCCGGTAACGAGGTCGTCGTATTGGAACGCGATCGGGAACGTGCCGAGATCGCCGCCAACGCCTTCGACTGTCTCGTTCTCAACGACGACGCGACGGTACAGGACACACTGACCGATGCCGGAATCGAGCGCGCAGATGCGATCATTTCGACGACCGACAGGGACGCGACCAACGTCATGGTCTGTTTGCTCGCCGAGGAGTTCGGCGTACCGAACATCGTTTCGGTCGTCCACGATCCTGATCACATGAACGTTTTCGAGCGAGTCGGTGCGAACACGCTGCAAAACCCCCAGCGGCTCATCGCCGACCACCTGTTTCGGTCGGTCGAACGTCCGTCCGTGATCGATTACATGCACATCGGAGAGACCGCTGAAGTGTTCGAGATTCGTGTCGGTGACGAGGCGCCGATCGCTGGCAAAACGTTGTCGACAGCAGCCAGCGAGGGGATCATTCCCGAGGATACGCTCATCGTTGCGATCGACCGGGAAGACAGCGACAATCCCATCACCCCACTCGGAGACACACACATCGAACACGGAGATCTCGTGACCGTCTATTCCGAACGAGGAGCAACGCCGGAACTCACGGATCTGTTCGGGCATTTTGAGGGTTATGAGCAAATGGTGGATCGATCGTGACAGCCCGTGTCACGCCCCAGCGGTGACGGTTGACCGAACTGACGACTACCAACGGCAGAAACACGAGATATTTGGTACTGTCGGGGATACCGAGGAGTAGATGACTCTACGGTTACGCACCGTTCTTTCGGATCTAGGCCGCATGTTACAGGCGCTGTCCGGAATGATGTTCCTTTCGCTCATCGTGCCGATCGTCTGGGGTGAGTATTACGCCATCCCCGGGATCGTGCTCTCTGGTGGTCTGGCACTCACCATCGGGCTGTCGTTCACTCACAGTGGCGAGCGAACGGAACTGGGAAAGCTCCACGGAATGATGATCGCCGCGTTGGGATGGATGCTCGTGGCGCTGTTCGGGTCGCTTCCGTTTCTGTTCACAGCGTGGACGGTTCACCTCGCTCCCCCGTGGCTGGGCGTTCCGGCGAGCGTCGATACACCGACGCTGGCAGCGTTCCGTGGACCGACCAACAGCGTTTTCGAGAGTATGAGTGGATTTACGGGCACCGGACTCACGATGACGGCCCACGAGGATCGGCTTCCACACACGCTCCAGTGGTGGCGCTCGTTCACCGAATGGGTCGGTGGCGTCGGCGTGATCGTTCTCACAACCGCGATCCTCGCCCGACCGGGCAGCGGATCGCTGACCCTCTACGAGAGTGAAGCACGCTCAAAGAAGATCCATCCGAGCATCGTGTCGACAGTGCGTACCATCTGGTGGATCTTCCTGTTGTTCACATTCCTTTCGATTTTGCTACTCTGGCTGGCTGGCATGCCCATTTGGGATGCCATCAACCACGCAATGACCGGATTGGCGACCGGTGGATTCTCAATTACGGACGACAGCATCGCAACTTACCAAAGCCCCATCATCGAATTCGTGCTCATTCCCGTCATGATTCTCGGGAGTATCGCGTTTCCGGTCCATTATCTCATGCTGCGGGGGGATCTACACAACGTCTATCGGGATCTCCAAACCCGGTGGGTGTTCATCTATTTCACTGCCGGAAGCGCCGGACTCATCGGACTGTTACACCAGTACGGCACGTACGACTCCCTCTTTGAGTCGGTTCGGTTCGGCCTGTTCCAGTTCGTTTCCGCGGCCTCTTGTACTGGATTTCAGACCGCCGGAATCGGTGAGACGTGGTCGCCGCTGTCCCAGATGACCGTCGCCTTCGGGATGTTCGTCGGAGCGTCAGCGGGATCGACGGCTGGCGGAATCAAGCTCATCCGACTACTTACCCTCGGAAAGGGGACGGCACACCGGATCAGTGATGTCTTCTATCCGTCGTCTGCGATCCGTCGGTTCGAGATCGACGGCCGGATCCTCTCGGATATCGAACTCACCCGCGAGTTTGAGGAGGCAGCCATCATCACGCTCCTGTGGTTCGTCCTTCTCGCCGTGGGTGTCGTCTCTCTGTCACTTCTCATTCCACCGGGAGAGGGATTTACCCTCGCAAACGTCGTGTTCGAGGTCGTAAGCGCTCAAGGGAACGTCGGACTTTCGACCGGCATCACTGGCTCAACGATGCCTTTCCTTGGAAAGATCGTTCTCGTGTTCAATATGTGGGTCGGTCGCCTAGAGATCATCCCAGTGCTCGTGTTGCTCCGCGCCGTTCTCGTGCGAGGTGACCGACCATGAGTCCGATCCCCTCGAACTTCCCTCTCGTCAGGTCGCTGCCGTGGAACGGTGACCATGATCGTGTCTACGAGCTACTCATCCTGTGTGGTCCGCTGGTGATCGGAGCGATCGCCCTGTTCGGCCGCTCAGTGCTGACGACCGCATTCGCCGCGGGGTATATCGTCGTGTTCGTGCTGTATCTGCTGTGGATTGGAATCAGCTCCTGAGTCGAGCTGTCGCGTTCTCGTCTCAACACCGGTGAACAGTTCTGACACGGTGGTAGGCCTCTCCGGTGTCGAAACCCGCATAGCCGCGCCTCGACAGGAACGGATATGGCGACGGTACGAACCGGAGCACGGCTCCATATCGGTTTTCAGAACCTCTCGTTGGCTCATGAACGCCTCTACGGCGGCGTCGGTGTAGCACTCGAAGAGCCACGTGTCGTCCTTGAAGCCCATCCTGCCGACACCATCGATACTGACCCAGTCGTTCAGACTGCCACGGAGCGAGCCGTTTCGTTGCTCGGTGTGTCCGGTGCTCGTGTGCGGCTGCGGCGCGCACTGCCGCGCCACGTCGGTCTTGGAAGCGGTACACAACACGCTCTCGCCACGTTTGCGGCCATCGCTCGCGCTTACGATATCGATGCTTCCGTCCGGGAGCACGCTCCGGCACTCGGACGGGGCGGACGGAGTGGCGTCGGTGTCGGAACGTTCGAGACCGGTGGATTCGTCGTCGACGCTGGTCACCCGACTGAACTGTTCACCACCGCACCGCCCGAGCCGGGGGAGTGGACCGTTCCATCCATCCTCGCCCGCCATTCGCTACCGGCAGATTGGCGGTTCGTCCTCGTGATTCCGACGGGGATCACCGGCGAACACGGCGAGCGCGAGGATCGACAGATGCGGTCGGTCGTCGAACGAGCCGATCCTACCATCGGAGAGGAACTTGCCGTCGTCCTCACCCATCAGCTGCTCCCCGCCGTCGCCGACGGAAACATCGAACAGTTCGGCCACGCGATCGAGGCCGTCGGACGACTCAACGGAGCGTGGTACGCCGACGAACAGGGTGGCGTGTACCGACCACCCGCTGGCGATCTCATCGAACGACTACGCGATGAATCTGCCGTTGCTGGCGTCGGACAGTCGTCGTGGGGACCCGTCGTTTATGGACTTGCTGACGTCGATCAGATCGATGCAGCCCGAACGGCAGCCACCGATGCGCTGGCAGCGATCGACAACGATGGCGAGGTGCTCGTGAGTGAGCCTCGAAACCACGGCGTACGATACGATTGATCCGACACGCTGTTTTTAAGTATCGAACGGGTAGTTCCTGTATGCAGTTCTGTGAGGAGTGCGGTTCGTTGATGCACACCGACCCAGAGACCGACGAAATGGTCTGTTCGAACTGCGGTGTGCGCACCACCAAGGACGAAGAACGCGCAGCCGAATTCGTCAGTACCGAAACCCAGACGTTCGACGACGTGATCGAAACCGAAGAGGGCGACGCCGACGAGGGAAAGCCCACCGCTGACGTCATCTGCGAGGAGTGTGACAACGATGAGGCGTGGTACACGATCAAGCAAACCGGCGCGGCCGACGAGCCACCGACGCGCTTTTTCAAATGTACCGAGTGTGGCCACCGCTGGCGAGGATACAGTTGAATCCGGTCGAACGCGCACGACGAAGAACGTATCCCATCACGAACCCTGAGTCACTACCGTGATCGAACCCACTCGAATCGAAGTCCATCCCGGCTGTGAGGCGGTCGTGGAGTTCGATCCGGATCTCACGTTCGAATGTGTTCCCGACTGTACGTGGTGTTGTCACCATGGGGTACTCCTCTATGGGAAAGATCTCCACGAACTCGCACAGCGGGAATCGCTCAATGACCCCGTCAAACAGCTCCGAGGTCGGGATTTCGTCCGACGCGAGGAGAAAGACCGGGACGACCACGTCGACGTCGACGACCACGCCTGCTATTTCCTCCGCGACGACGGTCTTTGTGCACTTCACGCCGAACACGAGTGGAAACCGACCCGGTGTTCCGTGTTTCCGCTCGAAGTCCACGTCGAACACGGCGATATCCACGTGAGCATCCGAGAGGAAGCGCATTCCCACTGTGACGGACTGGACGTCTCCGAACGCCGTCTCATCGATCATCTCGATGCGTTTCTCCCTCGCCTCCTCTGGGAACTCGACGACCCGACGACCAAAATCGAACTGTGACCGTGCCTCCCCGGCTGAGGCGAACGTGAGTTGGCTTTCACAAATTGTATGGGCGAACGTCACAGGATTTGATCCCGAGTCGAGTCACAGGGTGAGCACTGCCCACGCGAGTACAACCGCTCCCGAGCCGAGGACGGTACTCACGACGGCGTGGACCCGGAGTCGATCGAGTTCGGCGTGGACGGCGTCGCTCTCCTTTTGCCCGACCGCTTGCCCGATCTCGCTGCCAGTATCACACTGGGGAAGAAAGTCCATCGCAATATGGAGGAAAATACCAGTGGCGATTCCCGAGATGATAGCGTTTCCTGCCATCGAAACGGGGAGATTCAGCATGGATGCTGGCAGCGCAGCCAACCCGACCGCAGCGGCCGGAACGAGCAGCACGGACGTGGCGTTTCCACGGCGAGAGAGGCGGCGAGCAGCGGCATACCCCGCCGGTCCCTTGTGTGAGACGATGCTGAGTCCGAGCAACAGTCCCAGATCTGGAAGCGTCGCGTACACGAGACCAATGATCGCCCCCCCGGCGAGAGAGTGCGCACTGAGCTGAACGGCGACCGTTCCGAACGATTCGACGTGAGAGAGCCGGTGACCGATAGTGTGTGCTCCATAGCCCAGAAGAATCCCGACAGCGATCCCAATCCCCCCGACCGTAGCGGAAAACCCGACGGCTTGGGGGACGAGGAAGATCGAGGCGCTCGCTATCATCGCACCGCTGGCAAGCCCATACCCCCACACCAACTGACCTGCGTTCGTCGTCTCCGTGCGCGACCCCGGAATGGCCGCCCCCGCCATCGCTATGAACCCGATCCAGGAGATGACGAACACCTTCCACTGATCGTTTGCTATCCCAACTCCAGACAGACAGACGAGTGCAACGACGGCAACGATCCCAACCTGTGACGGTCGCCCAAACTGGTTGTCGAACCCCATCGAATCCGTGATTCCCATCTTATTAATAAAATAAACTCAAATGTTATTAATCTGGCGCTCCGAACAGCCGATGCCCGATGCTTTGCGGAGAACGAAACGCCGTCGGGAATGGGAGCCGGTTACTGGCTATCGAGGATGGTGTCTGCAAGCATCGGGATGAAGGTGCCGATGTCGGTGACCATCCCGACGGCTTGAGCGCTGCCCCGGTCTAGCAGTTGTGTGACCG
The sequence above is drawn from the Halocatena salina genome and encodes:
- a CDS encoding RNA-guided pseudouridylation complex pseudouridine synthase subunit Cbf5: MRAAPTDRDVDELLSFGVVNLDKPPGPSAHQVVAWLRDRLGVDRAAHAGTLDPKVTGCLPVLTGDATRMAQVFDASDKAYIAVLELHGHAEDLDVLSAFEGPILQKPPRKSAVKRRLRTRAIHRLDVLEHEDRRALLRVECESGTYIRKLCHDLGLAVGTGAHMGDLRRVETVPFDDTDLVTMHDLTDAMAFYEDGDEDPIREVVAPGERALTHLPSVTIAPNAAREVANGAPVYAPGVIDAEEVEDAEQGTLLACYTPNGAAVCLGRLVGDPDAESGTVVDTERVLV
- the cmk gene encoding (d)CMP kinase; its protein translation is MLITVSGPAGVGKSTTATALADALEYDHVSGGDIFRSLADERGMSLLEFNQLAEEDDQIDRDLDRRLRELASDRDALVIESRLAGWMAGEHADLRVWLDAPSAIRAARIADREGKSVEQARSETQARAESEALRYREIYGIDIDDRSIYDLSINTARLEPSGIVETIVTFIESYSPDGDEGKAPIEGVTYDF
- a CDS encoding DUF106 domain-containing protein, whose protein sequence is MARAEQKVNDLLAEDSGMGEALSTVLAQADANGGTVEWSDVNGELTSGQWGRIIEKGLLQSANGNGFAVQNPETVRAALNGESESKSATGQIDDDEESSWTTYDKLAGIGALGLMVGYWFPPVLNTIGSTLHTVIAPLYQFLPFYIIVLLLAVLTGLYSTVLRSKLVDTEKMGKYQQQMRDLQERQKKARERGDDEALQRLQQEQMEAMGDQLGMFKEQFRPMVWVMLLTIPVFLWLRWMTGAGPLPSTAHVIMPFAGEVSWNDTVLIMPAWIMWYMICSFGSTQVIMKGLDLQMTPSTN
- a CDS encoding adenylate kinase, which produces MDERPRILLLGPPGAGKGTQSENLVDAYDIEHITTGDALRANKDMETEYGTPREFMDAGELVPDPVVNEIVAEAVSNTEGFVLDGYPRNLSQAEYLDDITDLDCVLFLAVDREELLRRLTGRRVCPECNKTYHVEFNPPETEGVCDACGTELTQRDDDTEAVVNERLDVYEENTKPVVEFYRDRGDLIEIDGEGSPEDVWESLHRQVETVTTE
- a CDS encoding class I SAM-dependent methyltransferase — its product is MDESVTPTIATYESVAEQYCERHADRTVVEPLLDRFLGGVDGDRVLDVGCGPGWETETFAQRGYDPIGVDLTPAFLRLASEQTATGRFVRMDMRQLGVVDGSIDGLWACASFLHVPRSDAPATLAEFHRALRSGPLALTVKRGEGTVAGTTYDDDTRRFTLYTTDELTDHVTQAGFTVEHVAVEDGWIHCIGCA
- a CDS encoding potassium channel family protein → MYLIVVGAGDIGTQLIDIATSSGNEVVVLERDRERAEIAANAFDCLVLNDDATVQDTLTDAGIERADAIISTTDRDATNVMVCLLAEEFGVPNIVSVVHDPDHMNVFERVGANTLQNPQRLIADHLFRSVERPSVIDYMHIGETAEVFEIRVGDEAPIAGKTLSTAASEGIIPEDTLIVAIDREDSDNPITPLGDTHIEHGDLVTVYSERGATPELTDLFGHFEGYEQMVDRS
- a CDS encoding TrkH family potassium uptake protein yields the protein MTLRLRTVLSDLGRMLQALSGMMFLSLIVPIVWGEYYAIPGIVLSGGLALTIGLSFTHSGERTELGKLHGMMIAALGWMLVALFGSLPFLFTAWTVHLAPPWLGVPASVDTPTLAAFRGPTNSVFESMSGFTGTGLTMTAHEDRLPHTLQWWRSFTEWVGGVGVIVLTTAILARPGSGSLTLYESEARSKKIHPSIVSTVRTIWWIFLLFTFLSILLLWLAGMPIWDAINHAMTGLATGGFSITDDSIATYQSPIIEFVLIPVMILGSIAFPVHYLMLRGDLHNVYRDLQTRWVFIYFTAGSAGLIGLLHQYGTYDSLFESVRFGLFQFVSAASCTGFQTAGIGETWSPLSQMTVAFGMFVGASAGSTAGGIKLIRLLTLGKGTAHRISDVFYPSSAIRRFEIDGRILSDIELTREFEEAAIITLLWFVLLAVGVVSLSLLIPPGEGFTLANVVFEVVSAQGNVGLSTGITGSTMPFLGKIVLVFNMWVGRLEIIPVLVLLRAVLVRGDRP
- a CDS encoding beta-ribofuranosylaminobenzene 5'-phosphate synthase family protein; the protein is MATVRTGARLHIGFQNLSLAHERLYGGVGVALEEPRVVLEAHPADTIDTDPVVQTATERAVSLLGVSGARVRLRRALPRHVGLGSGTQHALATFAAIARAYDIDASVREHAPALGRGGRSGVGVGTFETGGFVVDAGHPTELFTTAPPEPGEWTVPSILARHSLPADWRFVLVIPTGITGEHGEREDRQMRSVVERADPTIGEELAVVLTHQLLPAVADGNIEQFGHAIEAVGRLNGAWYADEQGGVYRPPAGDLIERLRDESAVAGVGQSSWGPVVYGLADVDQIDAARTAATDALAAIDNDGEVLVSEPRNHGVRYD
- a CDS encoding transcription factor S yields the protein MQFCEECGSLMHTDPETDEMVCSNCGVRTTKDEERAAEFVSTETQTFDDVIETEEGDADEGKPTADVICEECDNDEAWYTIKQTGAADEPPTRFFKCTECGHRWRGYS
- a CDS encoding ZIP family metal transporter; translated protein: MGITDSMGFDNQFGRPSQVGIVAVVALVCLSGVGIANDQWKVFVISWIGFIAMAGAAIPGSRTETTNAGQLVWGYGLASGAMIASASIFLVPQAVGFSATVGGIGIAVGILLGYGAHTIGHRLSHVESFGTVAVQLSAHSLAGGAIIGLVYATLPDLGLLLGLSIVSHKGPAGYAAARRLSRRGNATSVLLVPAAAVGLAALPASMLNLPVSMAGNAIISGIATGIFLHIAMDFLPQCDTGSEIGQAVGQKESDAVHAELDRLRVHAVVSTVLGSGAVVLAWAVLTL